In Formosa haliotis, the sequence TGTAAATTTATTTAAGAGCTTAAATCTTTTCTATTAAAGCGATTTTTTATAATAAAAACTTATAACAAAACATTATCTCATAAATAATTACTATATATGGTTAATCGTATCATATTAAGATAAATATCTACTTAACTTTTCTATTTTTGTTTTCGAAAATTAAATTGATAACAAAATGAAAAAAATATCCTTATTAGTAATTTCATTAATTACTATGGCTTCTTGTCAGCAAACCCAAAAGATCGGATTTGTCGACAATTCTAAATTGGTAAATGAATATCAAGAAAAAATTGATGTGGAAGCCAAATACAAAGCTTTAATAGAGGCCTCTAATAAATCTACAGATAGTTTAGCGCAATTATTCCAAGCCGAATATCTAGAATTCCAGAATCAAGCAGCTACTATGGGGCAGGAGAAAGCTCAAGAGCGTTACCAAGAATTAGGGAGAAAGCAACAAGCTTTACAGCAGCAAATTCAAATGAAAGAACAACAAATTTCTGCGGATAGCCAAAAGGAAATTGATTCATTAATTTCAAAAGTAAGAAAATTCGTAAAAAATTATGGAAAATCAAATTCCTATGATTTTATCTTAGGAAGTAATGAAGCGGGAAGCGTCATGTATGGAAAAGAAGGTGACGATCTTACCGAAACACTTGTAAAAGCTTTAAACGATAGCTACAAAAAATAAATAATTATTACACCTAATAATTTTAAAGTCAAACATGGTTACACTGTGTTTGGCTTTTTTTTATGTCTAACATTTCGTGGATATCAATAGTTATATAGTTAAACAAATTCTGAGTAGCACGTCATTTTATTAGGTTTTTCGTTGATAAAACAATATTTAACAATGTAATGCGATATAAATTTAGTTGATTTGTAATACATTATAACCACAACCACATTATGAAACTTAAACTTAGCGTTTGCTTTATTTTATTAAGCACTCTATTTTATGCGCAAGAAAATTTTACGGTAAGCGGAACTGTAAAAGATTTTGCGAATGGAGAATCGGTTTTTGGAGCCTCGGTATATTTAGAAAACACAAGTACAGGAACCATTACCAATGCTTATGGATTTTATTCTATTTCTGCGCCCAAAGGAACCTATAAACTCGTGGTTTCGTATTTGGGTTATATAACTATTTCAAAAGACATTGAGCTTAATTCAAATCAAAATATATCTTTTGAATTAGAGGAAGATACCACCACTTTAGACGAGGTTGTTATTACCGCAGAAGAATCTGAAAAAGCGAATATAAGAGATCCACAAATGAGTGTTTCTGTAATTAAAAGTGCAACAATTAAAGCTATTCCTGCCGTTTTAGGAGAAGTCGATTTGGTTAAATCTATTCAAATGTTGCCTGGGGTTACCAATAATGGAGAGGGATCCAACGGATTTAATGTTAGGGGTGGAGCAACAGACCAAAACTTGGTGCTTTTAGACGAGGCTATCATTTTTAATGAGTCGCATTTATTCGGTTTTTTCTCGGTCTTTAATGCCGATGTGGTTAAAGATATTAAATTATATAAAGGTAATATTCCTGCCAATTATGGTGGTCGCGTGTCTTCAGTGCTCGATATTCGCCAGAAGGAAGGGAATAGTAAAAACTTCGATTTAAGTGGCGGAATTGGTCTTATTTCAAGTCGACTTGCAGCAGAGGCTCCGTTATTTAAAAACAAAGGGTCGTTTATTGTAGCTGGACGAACATCTTATGCACATTTATTTTTAAAGTTGGCCGACCAGGATAATACAGCTTATTTTTACGATTTAAACGCAAAAATTAACTACGAGATTAATCAAAATAACAGATTGTATTTATCGGGGTATTTCGGACGTGATATTTTAAATTTCGATGACGCCTTTAAAAATTCTTATGGAAATAGCACTTTTAATTTGCGATGGAATCATGTCTTTAACGATAAACTATTTTCTAATCTTTCCTTTATTTATGGCGATTATGATTATGGTTTAGAACTTAATTTTATAGGATTAGATTGGCGTTCTAGTATTAAAAATTTCAACTTTAAATACGATTTTAAATATTACCTAAATAACAATACAACCATCGATTTTGGTGCTAGCGCAATTACCTATAATTTTAATCCAGGAGAAGTAAAACCCACCGACGAAAATTCTGCCATTAATGAAGATATTTTAGATAAAAAACGTGCTGTAGAAAGCGGTTTATATGTAAATGCTGAACATAAGTTTTCCGAAAGACTAAATGTACAAGTAGGCTTACGTTTTAGTCTTTTTAATCGCTTAGGGGGTCAGCCAATGGCGACTTATTTAAACGATCAGCCGGTGGTTTATAATGAAGAATTAGGGATTTACGAAGAAGGTATTAAAACAGGAGAAATAGATTATGAAAGAGGTAAAACTATTGCTGATTTTTCAAACTTTGAGCCACGTTTAGGTTTGGCCTATCAGCTTTCTAATTCATCTTCAATAAAATTAGGATTTTCTAGAATTGCACAATATTTAAGCTTGCTTTCTAACACGAGCAACGCCACACCTCTAGATGTCTGGACACCTAGCGGAACCTATGTAAATCCGCAAATGGCCAATCAGTATTCGGCAGGCTATTTTAAAGAATTACAAAATGGTATGTTTTCTATAGAAACTGAAGTGTATTACAAAACAGTAGATAATAGGATTGATTATATAGACGGATCGAATTTAATTGCCAATAACAATATAGAAACTCAAATTTTAGAAGGAGAATCTAAAGCCTATGGTTTAGAAATTTTATTCAGAAAAAATAAAGGAAGATTCACAGGGTGGTTTGCCTACACCTTGTCAAAATCAGAACAAAGAACTCCGGGAGGCAAAGCTGGTGGACCGGGAATTAATAAGGGAGAATGGTATAATACACCATACGACAGAACTCACGATATTTCGGTAACAGGAACCTATAAAATGACAGATAAATGGAGTTTTAGTAGCAACTTTATTTTCCAAACTGGGCGCCCGGTTACCTATCCTGTAGGGCAATACGAGTATGAAGGCTTGTCTATTGCTAATTACGATAGCCGTAATGCCAACAGATTACCATCGTATAATAGGCTAGATATTGCTGCAACTTATAAACCAAATAATAAGCCAGATGCTCGTTGGAAAGGCGAGTGGGTTTTTAGTATTTACAATGTGTACGACAGAAAAAATGCAGCCTCAATTTCTTTCGGTCAGAATTTAGAAACAGGGGTTAATGAGGCTACCCGTACCGCAATTTTTGGTATCGTTCCTTCTGTAACGTATAATTTCAAATTTTAAATCATCATGAAAAAATATATTTACATCAGTTTAATTAGTGTTTTAAGCGTTTTTACAGCTTGTACAGACGTTATAGATGTCGATGTACCTACAGCAGATCCTAGGCTTGTTATAGAAGCTTCTATAGATTGGGAAAAAGGTACTTTAGGTCATGAGCAAACCATAAAGCTAAGCACAACAACGCCATATTTTGAAACCGATACACCTAATGCTGTTACCGGAGCTCAAGTTAGCGTTACGCGTTTAAGTAATAATCAAGTTTTTGAATTTAGCGATAATAACGACGGTACTTATACCACTACTGTTTTCGAGCCTGCATTAAATGAAGAATACACACTTAACGTAATTTATGAAAACGAAACCTTTACAGCTACAGAAACGCTGCGTCCAACAACCTCTTTTACTAATGTAAGCCAGTCGTTGGGAGGTGGATTTTTTCCGGATGAATTAGAAGTTAATGTATATTGGAATGATCCTGCCGATGAAACAAATTTCTATATTTTAAAGTTTTTACAACAAGGTGAAAGGTTTCCGAGATTAGTAGATATTTCTGATGAATTTTTAAATGGAAATGAAATTCATATTTTTTATGAAAAAAACGATACAGACGAAGGTTTTGAACCAGGAGATGTTGTAGATATTAATTTATACAATGTTTCCGAGCGGTATTACAATTACATTCAATTGCTAAACAGCCAATCGGGATCTGGAAATCCGTTTGCACCAACACCTGTAGAATTACGCGGAAATTGCATAAATATTACTAATGCAGATAACTATCCGTATGGATATTTTAGAGTGACACAAACCGATAAAGCAAGCTATACATTTGTTGAAGAATAACACTAGAAAATTGTGGTGTAAACCATGAAAATTACAGCATTAAATTTTTGAACTTAGGTCTGAAAATTTAGTGCTTTTTTTATACCGCAGGTTCAAAATTGAAAACATTATAACAGGTTGTTTTTAAAAGGAATAGGGGGTGAATTTATGAGTGGTATTTTTAAAAATAGCACAACTTTAAAAGTTTGTAAAAAAATGACATTTTAAACAAAATAATTAATTCTAGCAAGATCTTTTTTTAGGGTTTACAAACGCGGTATTTTAGTGTTGAAAAAGAAATACCGCAAACACAGATACTATAAAATATATGGTGATGTTTCTTGCCCCGTCGAAATCCTTGGCAATGCGTTGTCCGATTAAAAAGATTAAAAGAATTATACAAGATATTATAGCCCCTATTAAGGCATAATTCGAGGTGTTTTCAAAAATAATGTCATAAAGTCCAAGGCTACAAAAAACGGCAACTAAAGCTTCTAAAATTACAATAAATATTAAGGTTACAGGAATTAAAGGCGGAACAAAGGTGTTCTGAAAATGTGCTTTTAAAAAGGAGATGT encodes:
- a CDS encoding TonB-dependent receptor — its product is MKLKLSVCFILLSTLFYAQENFTVSGTVKDFANGESVFGASVYLENTSTGTITNAYGFYSISAPKGTYKLVVSYLGYITISKDIELNSNQNISFELEEDTTTLDEVVITAEESEKANIRDPQMSVSVIKSATIKAIPAVLGEVDLVKSIQMLPGVTNNGEGSNGFNVRGGATDQNLVLLDEAIIFNESHLFGFFSVFNADVVKDIKLYKGNIPANYGGRVSSVLDIRQKEGNSKNFDLSGGIGLISSRLAAEAPLFKNKGSFIVAGRTSYAHLFLKLADQDNTAYFYDLNAKINYEINQNNRLYLSGYFGRDILNFDDAFKNSYGNSTFNLRWNHVFNDKLFSNLSFIYGDYDYGLELNFIGLDWRSSIKNFNFKYDFKYYLNNNTTIDFGASAITYNFNPGEVKPTDENSAINEDILDKKRAVESGLYVNAEHKFSERLNVQVGLRFSLFNRLGGQPMATYLNDQPVVYNEELGIYEEGIKTGEIDYERGKTIADFSNFEPRLGLAYQLSNSSSIKLGFSRIAQYLSLLSNTSNATPLDVWTPSGTYVNPQMANQYSAGYFKELQNGMFSIETEVYYKTVDNRIDYIDGSNLIANNNIETQILEGESKAYGLEILFRKNKGRFTGWFAYTLSKSEQRTPGGKAGGPGINKGEWYNTPYDRTHDISVTGTYKMTDKWSFSSNFIFQTGRPVTYPVGQYEYEGLSIANYDSRNANRLPSYNRLDIAATYKPNNKPDARWKGEWVFSIYNVYDRKNAASISFGQNLETGVNEATRTAIFGIVPSVTYNFKF
- a CDS encoding OmpH family outer membrane protein, with product MKKISLLVISLITMASCQQTQKIGFVDNSKLVNEYQEKIDVEAKYKALIEASNKSTDSLAQLFQAEYLEFQNQAATMGQEKAQERYQELGRKQQALQQQIQMKEQQISADSQKEIDSLISKVRKFVKNYGKSNSYDFILGSNEAGSVMYGKEGDDLTETLVKALNDSYKK
- a CDS encoding DUF4249 domain-containing protein, with the protein product MKKYIYISLISVLSVFTACTDVIDVDVPTADPRLVIEASIDWEKGTLGHEQTIKLSTTTPYFETDTPNAVTGAQVSVTRLSNNQVFEFSDNNDGTYTTTVFEPALNEEYTLNVIYENETFTATETLRPTTSFTNVSQSLGGGFFPDELEVNVYWNDPADETNFYILKFLQQGERFPRLVDISDEFLNGNEIHIFYEKNDTDEGFEPGDVVDINLYNVSERYYNYIQLLNSQSGSGNPFAPTPVELRGNCINITNADNYPYGYFRVTQTDKASYTFVEE
- a CDS encoding DoxX family protein translates to MEQALNHSAELLVLIFLIITFLMSFIDKVSDWNGNISFLKAHFQNTFVPPLIPVTLIFIVILEALVAVFCSLGLYDIIFENTSNYALIGAIISCIILLIFLIGQRIAKDFDGARNITIYFIVSVFAVFLFQH